The proteins below are encoded in one region of Leptotrichia sp. oral taxon 218:
- a CDS encoding PspA/IM30 family protein yields MANILTRFKDIMAANVNSMLDKMENPEKMIDQYLRNMERDLSSVKAETAAVMAVESSAKRKVEECKEEISKMENYAKKALKAGNESDARLFLQKKETLTTKLEALEKDCEIAVANSTKMREMHDKLADDIQKLSEKRTEIKTKLKIAKTTEKVNSMTSASGLNGNKSAFERMEEKANKMLDEANAKAELNTPKKDEVEDLMKKYDDENSDENKGSSAIDEELEKMKKELGL; encoded by the coding sequence ATGGCAAATATTTTAACAAGATTTAAAGATATAATGGCTGCAAATGTAAATTCAATGCTGGATAAAATGGAAAATCCAGAAAAGATGATTGACCAATATTTGAGAAATATGGAGCGAGATTTGTCGAGTGTAAAAGCTGAAACAGCGGCAGTTATGGCAGTTGAAAGTTCAGCTAAGAGAAAAGTTGAAGAGTGCAAAGAAGAAATTTCAAAAATGGAAAATTATGCTAAAAAGGCGCTAAAAGCTGGAAATGAAAGCGATGCAAGATTATTTTTGCAGAAAAAAGAAACATTGACTACAAAACTTGAAGCACTTGAAAAAGATTGCGAAATAGCGGTGGCAAATTCTACAAAAATGAGAGAAATGCATGATAAATTGGCGGATGATATTCAAAAATTATCAGAAAAAAGAACAGAAATAAAAACAAAATTAAAAATTGCAAAGACAACAGAAAAAGTGAATTCGATGACTTCAGCGTCAGGGCTTAACGGAAATAAATCGGCATTTGAAAGAATGGAAGAAAAAGCGAATAAAATGCTTGATGAGGCAAATGCTAAAGCAGAATTGAATACACCTAAAAAAGATGAAGTTGAAGATTTGATGAAAAAATATGACGATGAAAATTCAGATGAAAATAAAGGATCTTCAGCAATTGACGAAGAATTGGAAAAAATGAAAAAAGAATTGGGATTATAA
- a CDS encoding DegV family protein has product MAIKYLDAKRLKMLFIGGGKWVIKHEELLNELNVYPVPDGDTGSNMAMTLNSMITDLEQKTSEKITMQEFTDTVEEAVLMGARGNSGTILSQVITGFLRGIGEKKKLFPKDVANALVKSKETAYNAVGEPMEGTILTVIRKISEKALECAEKTEDLVVFLKEIVETGNKAVEETPELLPKLKEAGVVDAGGKGLFFLFEGFYKVTTELNLLVELQKAQVKENEFDKTIANIDHDPESIHFQYCTEFIILNGNFDTEEYKKRILELGDSAVFAQTSKKFKTHIHTNHPGKAFEIALEYGPLEKMKVENMRLQHDNLQIFSEKDEAKIFENPKVDKTKNAFVILADTENLKEEFLKLGADVVILGGQSKNPSVQEILNAIEKIKKQNIYILPNNKNVITTAKLAAEKSKKTVIVQETKTMLEGYYYLKNKEDGVSEIKKSAKRNASIEITKAVRDTKIENLMIAKDDFIGLVNGKIKYSKKTLDELVTQMLDELVTENTITATVVVGNQKDEASKKSIDTKLKNVKTVTIEGNQNNYFYYIYLENKDPNMPEIAILTDSISDLTKEDIEELPIKIVPLKIDINGNLLKDGVEITTSEFWHEMMGKNANIKTSQPSPQEFLNAYNRLFEKGYKKIISIHASSKLSGTIQAAKVARSLTNRENDIELIDSLGVSLLEGFLVLGAAGKIIRGESFVTVLNWVNNFKNKGKLLMVIPDLKYLEKGGRIGKASSTIAGALNMKPILTISQGEIAVEKKVLGERNAQKYIEKYIERESKKQSIIVMSGWGGTQTELDSVMKVYSEVEGNPKISTLILNREIGAVIGAHAGPVYGMFVFPRLS; this is encoded by the coding sequence ATGGCAATTAAATATTTGGACGCCAAAAGACTGAAAATGTTATTTATTGGCGGAGGGAAATGGGTAATAAAACATGAAGAGCTATTAAATGAGTTAAATGTTTATCCAGTTCCAGACGGAGATACAGGAAGCAATATGGCAATGACTCTAAATTCTATGATAACTGATTTGGAGCAAAAAACAAGTGAAAAGATAACTATGCAAGAATTTACTGATACAGTTGAAGAAGCAGTTCTAATGGGAGCTAGAGGAAATTCTGGAACAATTTTGTCACAAGTGATAACAGGATTTCTTCGTGGAATTGGAGAAAAGAAAAAATTATTTCCAAAAGATGTCGCAAATGCATTGGTAAAATCCAAAGAAACTGCTTATAACGCAGTTGGAGAGCCGATGGAAGGAACAATTCTTACCGTTATAAGAAAAATTTCTGAAAAAGCATTGGAATGTGCGGAAAAAACGGAAGATTTGGTTGTATTTTTAAAAGAAATTGTTGAAACTGGAAACAAAGCAGTGGAAGAAACTCCTGAACTTTTGCCAAAATTGAAGGAAGCTGGAGTTGTAGATGCTGGTGGAAAAGGACTTTTCTTTTTATTTGAAGGATTTTACAAAGTTACGACTGAATTAAATTTATTGGTTGAGTTACAAAAAGCGCAAGTTAAGGAAAATGAATTTGACAAAACGATAGCAAATATTGACCATGATCCAGAAAGCATACACTTTCAATATTGTACAGAATTTATAATTTTAAATGGAAATTTTGATACGGAAGAATATAAAAAAAGGATATTAGAATTAGGAGATTCTGCGGTTTTTGCTCAAACTTCTAAAAAGTTTAAGACACATATTCATACAAATCATCCAGGAAAAGCTTTTGAAATAGCGTTGGAATATGGTCCGCTTGAAAAAATGAAAGTTGAAAATATGAGATTGCAGCACGACAATTTACAAATTTTTAGTGAAAAAGATGAAGCCAAAATATTTGAAAATCCAAAAGTTGATAAAACTAAAAATGCTTTTGTGATTTTGGCGGATACAGAAAATTTGAAAGAAGAATTTTTGAAACTGGGAGCTGATGTTGTAATACTTGGTGGACAAAGTAAAAATCCAAGCGTTCAAGAAATATTAAATGCAATTGAAAAAATAAAAAAACAAAATATCTATATTTTGCCAAATAATAAAAATGTAATTACAACGGCAAAATTGGCAGCTGAAAAATCTAAAAAGACAGTTATTGTTCAAGAAACTAAAACAATGCTTGAAGGATATTATTACTTAAAAAACAAAGAAGATGGAGTTTCTGAAATAAAAAAATCCGCTAAAAGAAATGCTTCGATTGAAATTACAAAAGCTGTGAGAGATACGAAAATTGAAAATTTAATGATTGCAAAAGACGATTTTATTGGACTTGTAAATGGGAAAATAAAATATTCTAAAAAAACACTTGATGAGCTTGTAACTCAAATGCTTGACGAATTAGTTACCGAAAATACGATTACGGCGACAGTTGTAGTTGGAAACCAAAAAGATGAAGCTTCTAAAAAGAGCATTGACACTAAATTAAAAAATGTGAAAACGGTTACTATTGAAGGAAATCAAAATAATTATTTTTATTATATTTATTTAGAAAACAAAGATCCAAATATGCCTGAAATAGCAATTTTGACTGATTCAATTTCAGATTTGACAAAAGAAGATATAGAAGAGTTGCCAATAAAAATAGTTCCATTAAAAATTGACATTAATGGTAATCTTTTAAAAGATGGAGTTGAAATTACAACTTCGGAATTTTGGCACGAAATGATGGGGAAAAATGCGAATATAAAAACTTCACAGCCATCACCGCAAGAATTTTTAAACGCTTATAACAGACTTTTTGAAAAAGGTTATAAAAAAATAATTTCGATTCATGCCTCTTCAAAATTGAGTGGAACAATTCAAGCGGCTAAAGTTGCGAGAAGTCTTACAAATAGGGAAAATGACATAGAATTAATAGACAGTTTGGGTGTTTCTCTGTTAGAAGGATTTTTAGTATTAGGAGCTGCTGGGAAAATTATAAGAGGAGAAAGTTTTGTAACTGTTTTAAATTGGGTAAATAACTTTAAAAATAAAGGGAAATTGCTTATGGTAATTCCTGATTTAAAATATTTGGAAAAAGGTGGAAGAATTGGAAAGGCAAGTTCTACAATAGCTGGAGCACTTAACATGAAACCAATTTTAACGATTAGCCAAGGAGAAATTGCAGTTGAGAAAAAAGTTCTGGGAGAAAGAAATGCACAAAAATATATTGAAAAATATATAGAAAGAGAAAGTAAAAAACAAAGCATAATAGTTATGAGCGGTTGGGGTGGAACTCAAACTGAACTAGATAGTGTTATGAAAGTTTATTCGGAAGTTGAAGGAAATCCTAAAATAAGTACACTTATTTTAAATAGAGAAATTGGTGCGGTAATTGGAGCACATGCAGGACCTGTTTATGGAATGTTTGTCTTCCCTAGACTTAGTTAA
- a CDS encoding energy-coupling factor transporter transmembrane component T — MNNFLKNLYPLTKFYLVLTLIISGFIIPYTIYGYLLFVICGIFAFLYGKLGIYVKRAFLSLFLLTLVIFLAQSLLFVSDEVFAKIWIFVIYKKGLLKAIAVTSKLWAIITPITLLILITPAKDFITALEKKGINPKMAFILLLTLQMIPEMGKQASVILDSQRSRGVETEGNVFVRFKALLPVFIPLVLGSIVNTEERAITLEARGFSIGEKRTILDELEETKNDKIIKMILVIFLILCIAWRILWVLK, encoded by the coding sequence ATGAATAATTTTTTAAAAAATTTATATCCGCTGACAAAGTTTTATTTAGTTTTGACACTAATAATATCAGGATTTATCATTCCTTACACTATTTATGGATATTTACTTTTTGTAATTTGTGGAATATTTGCCTTTTTATATGGAAAATTGGGAATTTATGTTAAAAGAGCCTTTTTAAGCTTATTTTTATTGACTTTAGTAATATTTTTAGCTCAAAGTTTATTATTTGTGTCAGATGAAGTATTTGCAAAAATATGGATTTTTGTAATTTATAAAAAAGGTCTATTGAAAGCAATTGCTGTAACATCAAAATTATGGGCTATTATAACACCGATTACATTACTTATTTTAATAACACCAGCAAAAGATTTTATAACTGCACTGGAAAAAAAAGGAATTAATCCTAAAATGGCATTCATTTTACTTTTGACTTTACAAATGATACCAGAAATGGGAAAACAGGCAAGTGTAATCTTAGATTCACAGCGTTCAAGAGGTGTGGAAACTGAAGGAAATGTTTTCGTTAGATTTAAAGCGCTTTTACCTGTATTTATTCCGCTTGTGCTAGGTTCGATTGTAAATACAGAAGAAAGAGCGATTACGCTGGAAGCGAGAGGTTTTTCAATAGGAGAAAAAAGAACGATATTGGACGAATTAGAAGAGACAAAAAATGACAAAATTATAAAAATGATACTTGTGATTTTTTTAATTTTATGTATTGCTTGGAGGATTTTATGGGTATTGAAATAA
- a CDS encoding SPFH domain-containing protein produces MGLFGKQLANVIEWYEYNEDTLFWKWSNNEIKKGSKLILKPGQDAIFLHNGKIEGVFEDDGEYDIQSEIIPFLSTLKGFKFGFNSGLRAEVIFVNTKEVTIKWGTKNAISIPAAGLPGGMPIRAFGTMSCKVDDNQVLIEKIAGIKQQFGIEDVKERVLSMLDQLLMKWIVREGKDMFNLQANASEIGSGIQTDLDLEMRKIGLAMTGFAVSSFNYPEEIKKMQEKAAAQSMVGDVNRYTQMAMADSMANGSGSGVAGDMAQMQMGMMMGQQMVNQMNNNGVNNQNSNNNVQQENTSNGTVPKFCPNCGTKTNGAKFCPECGTKLF; encoded by the coding sequence ATGGGACTATTTGGGAAACAATTGGCAAATGTGATAGAGTGGTACGAATATAACGAAGATACACTTTTTTGGAAATGGTCAAACAACGAAATTAAAAAAGGCTCAAAACTTATACTAAAACCTGGGCAAGATGCTATTTTTTTACATAATGGAAAAATTGAAGGGGTTTTTGAAGATGATGGCGAATATGATATTCAATCGGAAATAATACCGTTTTTGTCGACTTTGAAGGGTTTTAAATTTGGGTTTAATTCAGGACTTAGGGCAGAAGTGATATTTGTCAATACAAAAGAAGTTACGATAAAATGGGGAACTAAAAATGCGATAAGTATTCCAGCTGCAGGTCTTCCTGGTGGAATGCCAATAAGAGCTTTTGGAACAATGTCTTGCAAAGTTGACGACAATCAAGTTTTGATTGAAAAAATTGCAGGAATAAAACAGCAATTTGGGATTGAAGATGTGAAAGAGAGAGTTTTGTCGATGTTAGACCAGCTTTTGATGAAGTGGATTGTAAGAGAAGGAAAGGATATGTTCAATCTTCAGGCAAACGCTTCTGAAATAGGTTCTGGAATTCAGACGGACTTAGATTTGGAAATGAGAAAAATCGGACTTGCGATGACAGGTTTTGCGGTTTCAAGTTTTAATTATCCAGAAGAAATTAAAAAGATGCAAGAAAAAGCGGCAGCTCAAAGTATGGTGGGCGATGTGAATAGATATACCCAAATGGCTATGGCTGATTCGATGGCAAATGGAAGTGGAAGCGGTGTCGCAGGAGATATGGCTCAGATGCAAATGGGAATGATGATGGGACAGCAAATGGTCAATCAGATGAATAATAACGGTGTAAATAATCAAAATTCAAATAATAATGTACAACAAGAAAATACTTCAAACGGAACTGTCCCAAAATTTTGTCCAAATTGTGGGACAAAAACAAATGGTGCGAAATTTTGTCCTGAATGTGGAACAAAATTGTTCTAA
- a CDS encoding NADP-dependent glyceraldehyde-3-phosphate dehydrogenase — protein MKYQNLVNGEWVHSAKEITIYSPINNEELGTIPSMSKEEVDIAMETGKKALESWRNLSAVERARYLYKAADILERDKEIIGEILTKEVAKGYKSAVGEVVRTADLIRYSAEEGLRTVGEIIEGGSFEAASNRKVAMVRREPVGLVLAIAPFNYPVNLSASKIAPALIGGNVVLFKPPTQGAISGLMLAKAFKEAGLPAGVLNTITGKGSEIGDYLIEHKNVDFINFTGSTKTGKRIGELAGMKPILLELGGKDGAIVAADADLEKAAKDIVSGAFSYSGQRCTAIKRVLVVEEVADKLASLIKENVSKLTVGNPFDNADITPLIDLKAADFIEGLMEDALAKGAIPLNPVKMEENLLWPVVFDNVTLDMQIAWEEPFGPVLPIIRVKSLDEAVKICNESEYGLQSSVFTKDYQKAFDIASRLEVGTVHINNKTQRGPDNFPFLGIKGSGVGVQGIKYSIESMTKIKSIVFDY, from the coding sequence ATGAAATATCAAAATTTAGTAAATGGGGAATGGGTACATTCAGCAAAAGAAATTACAATTTATTCTCCGATAAACAATGAGGAACTTGGTACAATTCCATCAATGTCCAAGGAAGAAGTAGATATTGCAATGGAAACTGGAAAAAAAGCTTTAGAAAGTTGGAGAAACTTGTCAGCTGTGGAAAGAGCGAGATATTTATACAAAGCGGCGGACATTTTGGAAAGAGATAAAGAAATAATTGGTGAAATTTTGACAAAAGAAGTTGCAAAAGGGTATAAGTCAGCAGTTGGAGAAGTTGTGAGAACGGCTGATTTGATTAGATATTCTGCTGAAGAAGGACTTAGAACAGTTGGAGAAATAATCGAAGGTGGAAGTTTTGAAGCGGCTAGTAACAGAAAAGTTGCAATGGTAAGAAGAGAACCTGTGGGACTTGTACTTGCAATTGCGCCATTTAATTATCCAGTAAATTTATCGGCTTCAAAAATAGCACCAGCTTTAATTGGAGGAAATGTCGTATTGTTTAAACCGCCAACACAAGGAGCAATAAGTGGACTTATGTTAGCAAAGGCGTTTAAAGAAGCTGGACTTCCTGCAGGAGTACTAAATACAATTACAGGTAAAGGTTCTGAAATTGGAGATTATTTGATTGAACATAAAAATGTAGATTTTATCAATTTTACTGGAAGTACTAAAACTGGTAAAAGAATTGGGGAATTAGCTGGAATGAAACCTATTTTACTTGAATTAGGTGGAAAAGACGGAGCTATTGTCGCTGCAGATGCCGATTTGGAAAAAGCCGCAAAAGATATTGTAAGTGGTGCATTCAGTTATTCTGGACAAAGATGTACTGCGATTAAAAGAGTGCTTGTTGTCGAAGAGGTGGCGGACAAATTAGCTTCACTTATTAAAGAAAATGTAAGTAAACTTACAGTTGGAAATCCATTTGATAATGCAGATATAACTCCTTTAATTGATTTAAAAGCGGCAGATTTTATCGAAGGACTTATGGAAGATGCTCTAGCTAAAGGTGCAATTCCGTTAAATCCAGTAAAAATGGAAGAAAATTTGTTGTGGCCAGTTGTTTTTGACAATGTGACACTTGATATGCAAATCGCTTGGGAAGAACCATTTGGACCAGTTTTACCGATAATAAGAGTAAAAAGTTTGGATGAAGCTGTTAAAATTTGTAATGAATCTGAATATGGATTGCAATCTTCAGTATTTACAAAAGATTATCAAAAAGCATTTGATATTGCATCAAGACTTGAAGTTGGAACAGTTCATATAAATAACAAAACTCAAAGAGGACCTGACAATTTCCCATTTTTAGGAATTAAAGGTTCTGGAGTTGGAGTGCAAGGAATTAAATACAGTATTGAAAGCATGACAAAAATAAAATCAATTGTGTTTGATTACTAA
- a CDS encoding ECF transporter S component, protein MKSLKNDFSLMSSLLIPVAVAINFTGSFIASSLKLPLFLDAIGTVFISLIAGPWVGSVTAVITSIATGGFNPVNLAFLPVGILIAVVIGNLTKLKIKNIVVKIILLILALTITTVVANTVITLLVYKGITPDGTGVVASTLIKLGFGEVFSVIAATFVSEIMDKSLTIIIAVLIAKSMSDRYLIKFKYGENYIK, encoded by the coding sequence ATGAAAAGTTTAAAAAATGATTTTTCTTTAATGTCAAGTTTGTTAATACCTGTGGCGGTAGCTATTAATTTCACAGGTTCTTTTATTGCAAGTTCTCTAAAATTACCATTATTTTTAGATGCTATTGGGACAGTATTTATCAGTCTTATTGCAGGACCATGGGTGGGGTCGGTAACTGCAGTAATTACGAGTATTGCAACAGGTGGATTTAATCCAGTAAATTTAGCATTTTTACCAGTTGGAATACTTATTGCTGTTGTTATTGGAAATCTTACAAAATTAAAAATAAAAAATATTGTTGTAAAAATTATATTGTTAATATTGGCACTAACTATAACAACTGTTGTTGCAAATACAGTAATTACACTTTTGGTTTATAAAGGAATTACACCAGATGGAACTGGAGTTGTTGCATCAACTTTAATAAAATTAGGATTTGGGGAAGTTTTTTCTGTAATAGCGGCAACTTTTGTGTCAGAGATTATGGACAAGTCATTGACAATAATTATTGCTGTTTTAATTGCAAAAAGCATGTCAGATAGATATTTGATAAAATTCAAATATGGAGAAAATTATATAAAATAA